Genomic segment of Hydrogenimonas thermophila:
TTGCTGCATCAATTGAAGCACGTATATCTCTCATCATCTGTTCTACCTGATCCAGCATATCATTAATTCCCCATGCTACACCTTGTAAAACGTGATCATCTGGAATGTTTGTAATTCGATCTGAAAGTTCACCGTTACCTGCTTTTGCCAATACATCACGTATTTGTCTTATGAGAGGATCTTGAAAAATCTTTTCACAGGCACCACTTTGATTGGATGGAATAAATAATCCTCCTATAGAAAGGACTCCTATGACAGCACCTGGAATATAAGCACCAGTTACCAAAAGATAGACAGCAGCACCTAATGCTGTTATAAGAAACAGTAAGGTCTGCTTATTGCTGAAGGCCGAGTATAAGCTCGTCATAACTCACTCCTTTTTCTTCTAAAATTTTATTTAATAGTCTTCCAGACGCTTCCATTCCACCTCGTCTCTCTTCCTCTATTAATTGTGCATATAGCGGTTTAATAACATCTAAGGCTCTTGCACTTGGCTTTCTTCGTACTGAATGGTAGTCCCGTGGATTTCCCTGTGGATCTGTTGTTACAGTTACGTTTGCAAATACCCAGTAGAATGACCCATCTTTACAAAGATTTTTTACATATGCAAAAATCTCTTGTTTATTTTGAATTCGTTCCCAAAGAAGTTTAAAGACTATTTTTGGCATATCTGGATGTCGTAAAATAGAGTGAGGTGCTCCTAATAGTTCATTTTCTTCATAACCAGATATTTTTATAAAAATTTTGTTGCCGTAAATAATACGACCTTTAAGGTCTGTTTTGGAGACGATAAAATCATCTTCATTCAAAACCTTTTCATTATTTATTGGGGTTGGCCGTCGCATAAACCCTCCTTTACCTTTTCTTTTATTAGAGATGTAATAAAAGATTTTACATCTATGTAACTGAATAACTCTTTAAAATTATTAATGCGGCCACCGCTTGCATTGGGGTGTCCACCACCACCTGCAAGAGTAGATGCAATTTCACTTACATCAGCTTTATTATTACTTCTTAAGCTTATAGAACCATTTGGTGAAACATTCAATATAAAGTCAATATCTGGATTTGCAACCAAAAATGCATTCCCAATTACTGATATATTTGGTATACCATAAGTTAAAATACCTATTTTATCTTTATAGTATATTTTTAATTCCTCTTTTTTATCAGTAAGTAGATCTGTAAGATAATCAGCAACAAGATTATCTAAGGTATTATCGTCTCTTTTTTCTGCAAAAAATGATTTTTTAATTTTATGCATTGAGTTATCAAGTTTTATATGAGCATCCTCTTCATCTATTAAGTTATTAGCTGATGCAATCATATGAAATTTGTGTTCTCTGTCTTTGTCATCAAATAGTGTTCTTCCAACTTCTCTTGATGATGCTATAGCACCCATCAACACTTTTCCAAACTCAAACCCTTTTTCATCTATGAGCCAAATATCAATTGCATTGATTGCATCTATTAAAGATTTATATTCAACTATTGTTTTGCACTCAAATGTATCGATTAACCAATCATATGTGATTTTTGTAGCACTTCGTGATGTATCAAGATAATACCAAGAAAATTTTGCAGCTGAATCTTTACCACTTCCATGATGATCGAGCAGTTGTACCTGAATTTTTATATTGCCTTTTAAATTTTGTAATTTTTCAATCTGTTCTTCTATATATGAACACTGCTGTATAGAGAGATTTAAATCTGTAATAAGCAGTAGTATCGATTTTGCATTGTCCAGTAACATTTGATCAAAAAACAGTTTTAATCTACCTGTTATTTCATCACCATAATTACTATTTTGGAATACTATTTTTTTAAAACATTTAGATGTAAGAAACTGACAAGCATAGCCGTCTAAGTCTGTATGTGATAAATGATAAACTGAATCTATCTGTTCCAATATCTTTTCCTTATTATTTAAATTTCAATTTCAATACTTCCAAGAACTTCAAAGTTTGCATTTGGATCTATCTCTGCGTGGCTTAATACCACTATATCTAATCCAAAACGTTCAAAAATCTCTGCAAGAGGTTTGCGAAGAAGTGGATCAACAATCAATATAACAGGTGCAATACCTTTTTGCAGAATTTTTTGTGCTTCCTGACTAATTGTTTCTACCACTTTATTAATTTGACCTACATTAAGCAGTAGTTGTCTTCCTGATTCATTATCTCTTAAATGATTAAGCATAACTTGTTCTGTGGCAGTATTTAGTGTTAATAATTTAATAGTGCCATTTTCATCTTTATAAAGACTTGTGATGATACGTGAAAGTCTGGCACGAACCTGTTCTACAATTATATCAACATTTTTTGTATATTCTGCTACATCAGCTATGGTTTCAAGAATTGTAACCATATCTTTTATTGGAATCTGCTCATGCAATAGCTGTTTTAAGACACGTTGAATTAGACCAAGTGAAGCGACTTTTAGTGTATCGTCTACAACAACTTGATAATCTTTTTTGAGTTTTTCCAGTAGAGATTGAACTTCTTGTCGAGTCAATAACTCTTCTGCATGTTTTTTAACCAGTTCACTCATGTGTGTTGATATAACTGTTGCCGGGTCAATAACAGTATATCCTTTTATGATGGCTTCTTCTTTTTTGTCAGCATCAATCCATATTGCATCTAGACCAAAGGCAGGCTCTTTTGTATGTATACCGTCTATCTCTTCTGTTGCCATACCACTATTCATTGCTAAAAATTTATCGGCATAAATTTCGCCACTGCCTATCTCTACACCTTTAAGTAAGATTTGGTATATATTTGGAGGTAGTTGTAGATTATCTCTTATTCGAACTTGCGGCATTAAAAATCCATAGTCAGCAGCAATTTTTCGCCGCATACTTCTAATTCTTTCTAGTAAATCTCCTCCTCGACTGCCATCAGCAAGTTTTATAAGCTGGTATCCAAGATCAAGCTCAAGCATTTCAACTTTTAAAATATCATTTAAAGCAGCCTCTTCATCAACTTTTTTTGCTTCTTCCCGCTGTGCACTCTTTTCTTCAGTTGCAGAGCCAGATTCAGCTGTCTGCTCAGCTCCTGCTGAAGCTGTTTTACCAGATGAGAGTGGTAATCCTCCAAAAATTCCAAGACCATCTTTTTGTCTTCTAATTAGGTATCCAAGACCTAGGAAAATAAAAGCGACAAAGGAGAGAGGAATTGTTGGAAGACCTGGAACCAAAGCAAACATAAAGAGTATAAAACCAACTACAAACAGAGTTCTGTACTCTTTCATTAATTGGTTTATGGCACCTTCTGCAAAGTTTTTTTCTTCATCTTTACTTGCACGTGTTATGATGATACCAGTAGCTGTTGATAGGATCAATGCAGGAATTTGAGATACAAGACCATCACCAATAGTTAATATGGTAAATACTCTTGCCGAATCTGAAAGAGACATATCATGTTGAAACATTCCAATAAGTAGACCGCCAATAATATTGACTATTGTAATAATAATGCCGGCAACTGCATCACCTTGTACAAATTTACTAGAACCATCCATTGCACCATAAAAGCTTGCTTCTTGTATGATTGCTTGTCTTCGCTCTTTTGCAGTATTTTCATCTATTAAACCAGCATTTAAATCTGCATCTATTGCCATCTGTTTACCTGGCATAGCATCAAGTGTAAAACGTGCAGAAACTTCAGCAACCCTTGTTGAACCTTTTGTAATGACCATAAAGTTAATAAGTACAATAATTACAAAAACTATGGTACCAATTACATAGTTTCCTCCAACAACAAACTCTCCAAAGCTTGTAATTATGTCACTTACTGCGTCAGGACCTTCATGCCCTTTTGATAAAATCATACGAGTTGTTGCTATGTTAAGAGAGAGTCTATAGAGTGTAATTAATAGTATTAAAGTTGGAAAAGTAGTAAAGTCTGTCGGTTTTTCTATAAAAATTGAGATAAGAATCATCAAAACAGATATGGCAATAGAAAGAGTCAAGCACATATCAAGAACTGGACTAGGAAGAGGTACAATGATAATTGCTAAAATAGCAACTATCAGACCTACAATTGTTAAATCTTTCGCACTAGCGATAGTTTCAAGTAATGGTATTGCTCTCTGAAGAAGTCTGAAACGTGTCGCTTTTGCCAAAAATCAAACCTTAGTTATCTAAAATATCTTTTAGTGTTAAATTTTCTAAAAATCCATCAATTTTATTCTGTAATCTGTTTAAAAAAGGCCAGATTACACAAGAATTTGCACGATCACCTGGACAACACTCCTGTGAAGGAGAACAGTCAAATACTGAAGGATTTTTTCCTTCAGCAGCTTTAATTACCTCTATAATTGAAATCTCATCAAAACGTTTATTCAGAGCAAAGCCTCCTTTTGCACCTTTGTATGAGATCAAAATTCCATTTTTTGCTAAGTTTTGTAATACTTTTGCTAAAAAACTTTTTGATATATCAAGCTGTTTTGAAAGGGTTTCAACATCTTTTGGTTCACCCCCTTCACCTATTAATGCTAATGACAGCAGTGCATATTCACTTGCTCTAGTTAGTAACATAGTTTCCCCCTATGTAATGTTAAGGTAATTTTATTCAATTTAATGTAAATCTTTGCTTTTTTATGTATAATTGCGACTCTTTTATGCTAAACATAAAAGAAATAAACCAATCAGGAGGTCAGAAATGGCTTTGGATTCGGCTAAGAAGCTAGAAATCATTAAACAATTCGGACGTGGTGAGAATGATACAGGTTCTCCAGAAGTACAGATAGCACTTTTAACAGAGCGTATTAAATATCTGACTGAGCATCTTAAAGAGAATAAAAAAGATCACTCTTCAAGACTTGGACTTTTAAAGCTTGTTGGACAACGCAAAAGATTACTTCGCTATCTTAAAAAGAAAAATTATGAAGGTTATACTAAGCTAATTGCTGCACTTGGTATAAGAGATAAATAATTTAAATTAAAAGACAATAGCTTATGCTGTTGTCTTTTTTATACTTCTGTCTTAATTTCAAATATCTTCACTCCTCTCAATAATATTTATATTCTTTATAATTATAATTGCATAACACTCTTTAACTTATTACATTTTTTTAATTAAGTAAGCAAATTTAGACTATTTTTATTCATTTTAATTTTATTTAAAGAGTAAAGAGTACAATCAAATAAGAAGTAGTTATGTTCAATTATTTTTTTTAATTTAAAAGGAGGTTTTCTATGTCGTTGTTTGGTAATAAGGAGGCAGAAGTTGAAGTAGTGAAACTAAAAGAGGAGAATGAACTTTTAAAGCGTAAAATTGAAGAGATGGAGAGAGAATTAAACAGTTATAAAATAAGTGAAAGTGATATAAAAAAAATATCTGCTGAAAATAGGTTAAAGAGAACTTTAACTGCTATTATGATGAATGGATGCAGCGAAAATCTTTCAGAAGTACAAAATGATATTGCTTATAATTTGACTAAAGTTAATGAAATAAATATGTTAAATGGTAAAAGTTGTGATATTGTTGATTCATTAAAACAGACTACTGATGCTATGACAAGTACAGTAGATGATATGATGCTTTCAGCAAATCAGTCTAGAGAGATAGCAGACAATTTAAATGGAAGTGTTGAGGAAATTAGTGGAATTATATCACTTATAAAAGATATTTCTGATCAGACAAATTTATTGGCTTTAAATGCTGCAATAGAAGCTGCAAGAGCAGGAGAGCATGGACGAGGATTTGCTGTTGTTGCTGATGAAGTAAGAAAACTTGCAGAGCGTACACAAAAAGCTACAGCTGAAGTTGAAGTTAGTATAAATTTATTAAAACAAAACTCTAGTACTATGTTAGAACAGAGTGAGAAGGTTGAAAAAATTGCTACAAAATCAGAAATATTTATAAAAGATTTTAAACAAGGTTTTGAAGAGTTAAGTAATAAAAATATAGAGTTAAAAAAAGATACAAAAGCAGTAGTTCAGAGAGTATTTATTTCATTAGCAAAATTAGATCATGTAATTTTTAAATTGAATGGATATAAAGCAATATTTAATAATAATTATGAGCTTATGAGTGATCATATGCATTGCAGATTTGGAAAATGGGTAAATAGTGATGGAAAAGAGCTTTTTGGTAAAACAAGTGCATATAAAGATATAGAGTTACCTCATAAAACTGTACATAATGCAATAAATGATGCTTTAAAATGTATAGAAAAAAGAACCTGTCTAAGCGAAGTAGATTATGTTGAGTCTAAATTTAAAGAGGCTGAAAAAGCTGGAAATGATTTGTTTAAAATTTTGAATATTATGATTGATGAAGTGTGATATAATCCCTCTTCGTAAGAAGAAGGGGTTAAAATGCGACTTTTATTTATTTTAATAATATTTGCAATTTCACTATTTTCAGATGATAAATATATTTTTGGTGAAGGTTGGAAACCTACAGAAAAGCCTATCTATCTTGGAGGCTATCTATCTGCAGTAGCAGATTTACGAAATGACAAACAGATTATATCAGTTGATGAATTAGCTTTTATGGTTTATGGAGAGTATAACCGTTTTGGTTTTATGAGCGAATTTGAGATAGAGGACTTTTACTCTAAAACGTTTGATGAAACAGAAGATGAGACATTTAGTCAAAAAGTTCATATAGAGCGTTTAAATGTGAATTACTTCATTGATGATAATTCGGAGATAATGATAGGAAAATTTTTCTCCGAAATAGGTTTTTGGAATACTTGGCCTATTAATGTTTTAAGAGATACTACTTCTGACCCACATATTCTTGAAACAATATTTCCTGAAATGTCTACAGGTATACTTTATAAAAGATTTTTTAAAAATTTAACAATATATTTGACTTTTCAAAACAATAGAGGAATTGATGATACATATAATAATTTTAATATAGATTACCACTATGCACTTGCTCTCTCTTTTGAGAATGGTGAAAATGAATGGAGGATAGGGGGAGGTCAATTCAGTGAAACAGATGGAGACAGTTCATTATATGTAACGTTAGGTTATTGTAAAGATTTACCATCTTGGACATTTATGATTGAGTCTGGCATTCGAAAGAGTGATAAGTCAAAAAAGATATTTTATGATGTGTATGGTCAGAGTGTATGGCATATTCTTCCTAAACATGATCTAATTTTAAGAATAGAGAGTTATAGAGATTTGAGTGAAATACCAAAAAGCAATAGTATAGTTTTTGGGTATACCTACAGACCTCTTCCATATATTGCACTCAAAGGTGAAGTTGATTTTTTCGATAATGGTTCAGAACGATCTCTTTTTTCATTTTCTATGATGTTTTAATAAGGTATATAGAGATGGTTCGATACTTTTACGCATTAATTTTTGCTCTCTCTTTGAATGCAGATATTTTAGTAGTTGCCACAAATCCGAAACTTGGAGTAGATAGATTGTCGGAAGATACAATTGCATCTTTATACCTTGATAAACGTCATACTATTAATGGGTGTCGTGTAGTTCTTCTAAATCTCTCTTTTGATAGCAGTTTAAGAAGAGTTTTTGAAGAACAGGTATTGAAAAAGAGTCGGCAAGAGCTGGAAAGATATTGGCTTAGAGCTCATTTTAGAGGACATAGACCACCAAAAGTAGTTGAATCAGAAGAAGCTGCAGCACTTTATATAAAAAAAATACCTTATGCAATAGGATATATGCAAAAAGATATTGCTAAAAAGTATGATCTGAAAATAGTGTATAAGTTGGAGTTTTAATTTTATGTATCTATCTATTCGTTTGAAGCTTATAATAGCTTTTTTTTCTATTATTGCAGTAGGTTATCTATCTATTATCTATTTTTTCTCAAAATCTGAAACTGAAGTTTTAAAAAAGAGAGCAATAGAACATCTTGAAGTAGAAGCTTTATACTCTATAGAGCATCTTAAACACCATTTAGATGATATTGCCAATGAGGTTCTTTTTCTAAGTAAGCTTGAAATTATGGATGATATTATTGCCAATGATATTGATAAACGTATAACAAAGATTTTAGAGAAAAAGAGAGAAGATATAGGTAAAGATGTTACTTTTTTAACTCTCAATACAAATGGAGAGATAGTAGCTTCTGCTACTGCTAGTAATTTTAAAATAGATTTAAAAAAACTATTTTCAAAAATTGAAAATATTAGAGATAAAGCACCTTATATTTTTGTTTTTAATAAATATTTAGTTTTCTCATCACCTGTTTACGCATCTTTTGATGATAAATTGACCATAGGTACTCTTTTACTTTTCAAACCTTTGAAAAATCTATCTGACGAACTTCATATAAGCAATGGTGTAATTGCCTGGATTATTCCATTAGATAATTTGAAAAAAGATATAGGAAGTCTTTTTAATCCTCCTGATAAAAAGATACTTTTGCAAAACTATCTTTATGTTATCAAACCTATTGGTCCACCTTTGGATGGATGGAAATTGGGTTATGCTTTAAAAAAAGATATAGCTTTTGAAACAATTCAACAGGTGCAAAATATTTTACTCTTTACATTTATTGTTATGCTTGTTTTAACATCAATTTTGACTATTATTATTGATCGACGTATTGTTGAACCTGTAAGAAAGCTAGCAGATACTGCATCAAAAATTGTTTCAACAAATGATTATACTATGCGGGTTAAACCATTTTCAAAAGATGAGATAGGAGAGTTGGCAGAGAACTTTAACCTTCTTATGGAAAAGACTGCTGAAGCATTTAATGCTATTGAGAGACAAAATCGTGAGTCTGTTCAAACACTCATAGAGTTAATGAACTTTTTTGGATATATGATACAGAGTGAGACAAAAGAGGAGACAATAGAGCGTGCCTGTAGAGAACTTCGTAGGTTAACTTCAGCTGATACTGTAACTTTTTGTCCTGAAGTATCTGATAAAAGAGAGAGATGTATAGTGCTAGAGTCTGCTCAATCTTTTGAAAATAATAGAAAAGTTTATGGAGCTATATGTATTGAAGGTGCTAAAGAGACAATGGCAATGGAGAACCGCTTTTTCGAATCAGCATCACGTATGATCTCTTTGCAGATAGAGAGAATTGAGTTACTGCAAACTACTCGTGAAGCTTTAAAGAGTAAAACATCGTTCTTTTCGGCATTATCTCATGAATTAAGAACTCCTTTGGGTTCAATACTTAGCTTAACACAATACTTGATGACAACTTCAAATTGTGATGAGAGTGCTAAAGAGGTACTTGGAAAGATAGAGAGTTCTGCAAGTCATCTTTTACAGATTATTAATGATATTCTAACAATGGCTAAAGCTGAGTCTGGAAAACTTGAACCTATGTTTCAGCAGTGTGACTTGGTAACTTTAATTGAAGAGACAATAGATATGGTTATGCCTTTAGCTGAAGCAAAAGGGATTGAGCTTAATTTTTATCATACTTCTAGCTCTATGCGTATTCAAACCGATCCAAAACTTTTTAGACAGGTTCTTATTAATCTATTGGCAAATGCTGTTAAATATACATTTGATGGCAAGATAAAAGTAACACTATCTTCTTTTGAATATTGTGTTGAGGTTATAGTGGAAGATACAGGTATAGGCATAGAACCTGATGCTTTAAAAGAGGTTTTTAACGAATTTTACAGAGAGTATAGAGTACGGGGAAGTGAAAATGGAAGTGGACTAGGGCTTGCTTTAAGCAAAAAAATAGCACAGGTTTTAAAAGGTGATCTGTTTATTGAGAGTGAAGGAGAAGGAAAAGGAACCAAAGCTACATTTAAGTTGTTCGTATAACATAGCCGACACCTCTTACAGTCT
This window contains:
- a CDS encoding DHH family phosphoesterase, whose protein sequence is MEQIDSVYHLSHTDLDGYACQFLTSKCFKKIVFQNSNYGDEITGRLKLFFDQMLLDNAKSILLLITDLNLSIQQCSYIEEQIEKLQNLKGNIKIQVQLLDHHGSGKDSAAKFSWYYLDTSRSATKITYDWLIDTFECKTIVEYKSLIDAINAIDIWLIDEKGFEFGKVLMGAIASSREVGRTLFDDKDREHKFHMIASANNLIDEEDAHIKLDNSMHKIKKSFFAEKRDDNTLDNLVADYLTDLLTDKKEELKIYYKDKIGILTYGIPNISVIGNAFLVANPDIDFILNVSPNGSISLRSNNKADVSEIASTLAGGGGHPNASGGRINNFKELFSYIDVKSFITSLIKEKVKEGLCDGQPQ
- a CDS encoding PAS domain-containing protein, giving the protein MRRPTPINNEKVLNEDDFIVSKTDLKGRIIYGNKIFIKISGYEENELLGAPHSILRHPDMPKIVFKLLWERIQNKQEIFAYVKNLCKDGSFYWVFANVTVTTDPQGNPRDYHSVRRKPSARALDVIKPLYAQLIEEERRGGMEASGRLLNKILEEKGVSYDELILGLQQ
- a CDS encoding Rrf2 family transcriptional regulator; amino-acid sequence: MLLTRASEYALLSLALIGEGGEPKDVETLSKQLDISKSFLAKVLQNLAKNGILISYKGAKGGFALNKRFDEISIIEVIKAAEGKNPSVFDCSPSQECCPGDRANSCVIWPFLNRLQNKIDGFLENLTLKDILDN
- a CDS encoding sensor histidine kinase, with the translated sequence MYLSIRLKLIIAFFSIIAVGYLSIIYFFSKSETEVLKKRAIEHLEVEALYSIEHLKHHLDDIANEVLFLSKLEIMDDIIANDIDKRITKILEKKREDIGKDVTFLTLNTNGEIVASATASNFKIDLKKLFSKIENIRDKAPYIFVFNKYLVFSSPVYASFDDKLTIGTLLLFKPLKNLSDELHISNGVIAWIIPLDNLKKDIGSLFNPPDKKILLQNYLYVIKPIGPPLDGWKLGYALKKDIAFETIQQVQNILLFTFIVMLVLTSILTIIIDRRIVEPVRKLADTASKIVSTNDYTMRVKPFSKDEIGELAENFNLLMEKTAEAFNAIERQNRESVQTLIELMNFFGYMIQSETKEETIERACRELRRLTSADTVTFCPEVSDKRERCIVLESAQSFENNRKVYGAICIEGAKETMAMENRFFESASRMISLQIERIELLQTTREALKSKTSFFSALSHELRTPLGSILSLTQYLMTTSNCDESAKEVLGKIESSASHLLQIINDILTMAKAESGKLEPMFQQCDLVTLIEETIDMVMPLAEAKGIELNFYHTSSSMRIQTDPKLFRQVLINLLANAVKYTFDGKIKVTLSSFEYCVEVIVEDTGIGIEPDALKEVFNEFYREYRVRGSENGSGLGLALSKKIAQVLKGDLFIESEGEGKGTKATFKLFV
- the rpsO gene encoding 30S ribosomal protein S15, with product MALDSAKKLEIIKQFGRGENDTGSPEVQIALLTERIKYLTEHLKENKKDHSSRLGLLKLVGQRKRLLRYLKKKNYEGYTKLIAALGIRDK
- a CDS encoding CZB domain-containing protein, which produces MFKLNGYKAIFNNNYELMSDHMHCRFGKWVNSDGKELFGKTSAYKDIELPHKTVHNAINDALKCIEKRTCLSEVDYVESKFKEAEKAGNDLFKILNIMIDEV
- the flhA gene encoding flagellar biosynthesis protein FlhA; this translates as MPLLETIASAKDLTIVGLIVAILAIIIVPLPSPVLDMCLTLSIAISVLMILISIFIEKPTDFTTFPTLILLITLYRLSLNIATTRMILSKGHEGPDAVSDIITSFGEFVVGGNYVIGTIVFVIIVLINFMVITKGSTRVAEVSARFTLDAMPGKQMAIDADLNAGLIDENTAKERRQAIIQEASFYGAMDGSSKFVQGDAVAGIIITIVNIIGGLLIGMFQHDMSLSDSARVFTILTIGDGLVSQIPALILSTATGIIITRASKDEEKNFAEGAINQLMKEYRTLFVVGFILFMFALVPGLPTIPLSFVAFIFLGLGYLIRRQKDGLGIFGGLPLSSGKTASAGAEQTAESGSATEEKSAQREEAKKVDEEAALNDILKVEMLELDLGYQLIKLADGSRGGDLLERIRSMRRKIAADYGFLMPQVRIRDNLQLPPNIYQILLKGVEIGSGEIYADKFLAMNSGMATEEIDGIHTKEPAFGLDAIWIDADKKEEAIIKGYTVIDPATVISTHMSELVKKHAEELLTRQEVQSLLEKLKKDYQVVVDDTLKVASLGLIQRVLKQLLHEQIPIKDMVTILETIADVAEYTKNVDIIVEQVRARLSRIITSLYKDENGTIKLLTLNTATEQVMLNHLRDNESGRQLLLNVGQINKVVETISQEAQKILQKGIAPVILIVDPLLRKPLAEIFERFGLDIVVLSHAEIDPNANFEVLGSIEIEI